A single region of the Palaeococcus ferrophilus DSM 13482 genome encodes:
- a CDS encoding 50S ribosomal protein L34e: protein MKPMYRSGSWKKRYVRTPGGRVSIHFKRRKPKIAHCAMCGRPLNGIPRERPSGMRKLAKTEKRPERPMPHLCPVCMRRVMKAQVRASI from the coding sequence ATGAAGCCCATGTACAGGTCAGGTTCATGGAAGAAGAGGTACGTGAGGACTCCCGGTGGGAGAGTCAGCATTCACTTCAAGAGGAGAAAGCCAAAGATCGCCCACTGCGCCATGTGCGGAAGGCCGCTCAACGGTATCCCGAGGGAGAGGCCTAGCGGCATGAGGAAGCTCGCCAAGACCGAGAAGAGGCCCGAGAGGCCGATGCCACACCTCTGCCCGGTGTGCATGAGGAGGGTCATGAAGGCGCAGGTAAGGGCAAGCATCTGA
- a CDS encoding EMC3/TMCO1 family protein encodes MLEVIYEAMDAAFGGIVLSLSPLWVATIFGIIMGTFYTFVNRHFVDQEKMKKLQQMSRELQAEMKEAQAKKDEKKIKKLQQKQLEMLRLQNEVMKDAMFKPMLISFPMFIIFYGWLARYYVETAIVKIPFNFFLVDWFHRATALHSNELGFLGWYILTSYIVSSIIRKLLDMA; translated from the coding sequence ATGCTTGAGGTAATATACGAAGCCATGGATGCCGCATTCGGCGGGATAGTGTTAAGCTTGAGCCCCCTGTGGGTGGCCACGATATTTGGAATAATCATGGGCACTTTCTACACCTTCGTCAACAGGCACTTCGTTGACCAGGAGAAGATGAAGAAGCTCCAGCAGATGAGCAGGGAGCTTCAGGCGGAGATGAAAGAGGCACAGGCCAAGAAAGACGAGAAGAAGATCAAGAAACTTCAGCAGAAGCAGCTTGAGATGCTCAGGCTCCAGAACGAGGTCATGAAGGACGCGATGTTCAAGCCAATGCTCATTAGCTTCCCGATGTTCATAATCTTCTACGGGTGGCTTGCACGCTACTACGTGGAGACCGCAATAGTTAAAATACCCTTCAACTTCTTCCTGGTTGACTGGTTCCACAGGGCCACTGCCCTGCACTCAAACGAGCTCGGTTTCCTTGGATGGTACATCCTCACATCCTACATCGTCAGCTCCATAATCAGGAAGCTGCTCGATATGGCGTGA
- a CDS encoding adenylate kinase produces the protein MPSFVVVITGIPGVGKSTITRRAMERARVEYRLLNFGDLMFEEAVKQGLVKHRDEMRKLSLDVQKKLQLRAAEKIREIAEKEPVILDTHCTIRTPLGYLLGFPKDVIKTINPNFIVIIEAFPSEILGRRLRDLKRDRDVETEEQIKRHQDLNRAAAIVYAMYSDALIKIIENHEDKGLEEAVEELVKILDLAVGKYA, from the coding sequence ATGCCTTCATTCGTCGTGGTTATCACGGGTATTCCGGGTGTTGGAAAGAGCACCATAACAAGACGCGCCATGGAGAGGGCCAGGGTAGAGTACAGACTCCTCAACTTCGGTGATTTGATGTTTGAGGAGGCGGTGAAGCAGGGGCTGGTGAAGCACAGGGATGAGATGAGGAAGCTAAGCCTTGACGTCCAGAAGAAGCTCCAGCTCAGGGCGGCGGAAAAGATCAGGGAGATTGCCGAGAAGGAGCCGGTGATCCTCGACACCCACTGCACCATACGAACGCCCCTAGGTTACCTCCTTGGATTCCCGAAGGACGTTATAAAAACGATAAACCCCAACTTCATAGTCATAATCGAGGCGTTCCCAAGCGAGATACTAGGAAGGCGCCTCCGTGACCTCAAGAGGGACAGGGACGTTGAGACGGAGGAGCAGATAAAGCGCCACCAGGACCTTAACAGAGCTGCAGCCATAGTATATGCCATGTACTCGGATGCTCTCATCAAGATAATTGAGAACCACGAGGATAAGGGTCTCGAGGAGGCCGTGGAGGAGCTTGTAAAAATACTTGATCTGGCGGTGGGTAAATATGCTTGA
- the secY gene encoding preprotein translocase subunit SecY has product MGVREVVYAIERAFPEIERPKRHVPLKEKLAWTGVVLVIYFILAEIPLYGIPKQVADYFASLRFVLAGRSGSILTLGIGPIVTAGIIMQLLVGSEILPLDLSNPEDRRFYQALQKVFSVFMCFFEAAIYVFAGAFGKVGADLAMSMAILVTLQLAFGGVMLMIMDELVSKWGVGSGISLFIAAGVSQTVITRSFSPLKATGYFIPGTQDEAFAGAIPAFFQYLMHGDIRGAFYRGNLPGLWNVIATIIVFLIVVYLESMRVEIPLSYGRVTVRGRYPIRFMYVSNIPIILTFALYSNIQLWARLLERFGHPILGTFDQNGYPISGFVLFTRPPRDILSVTSWPHLLGYALMTIAFSILFGYLWVELTGLDAKSISRQLQRAGMQIPGFRRDPRILERVLNKYIPYVTFMGSLAIAIVAVTADLLGALGTGTGILLTVGILYRFYEEIAREQVSEMFPMLRKLFQ; this is encoded by the coding sequence ATGGGAGTAAGGGAAGTCGTATACGCCATTGAACGGGCATTTCCGGAGATTGAGAGGCCCAAGAGGCACGTTCCACTTAAGGAGAAGCTTGCGTGGACGGGCGTCGTTCTCGTGATATACTTCATCCTCGCGGAGATACCCCTCTACGGTATCCCCAAGCAGGTTGCCGACTACTTCGCATCGCTCAGGTTCGTGCTCGCCGGTAGGAGTGGTTCAATCCTCACCCTCGGTATAGGTCCCATAGTCACCGCTGGAATCATTATGCAGCTTCTTGTTGGTTCCGAGATACTGCCCCTCGACCTTTCAAACCCCGAGGACAGGAGGTTCTATCAGGCCCTCCAGAAGGTGTTCTCGGTGTTCATGTGCTTCTTCGAGGCGGCTATCTACGTATTCGCGGGTGCCTTCGGTAAGGTTGGAGCCGACCTAGCGATGAGTATGGCGATACTCGTGACGCTCCAGCTGGCCTTCGGTGGAGTAATGCTCATGATAATGGATGAACTCGTGAGTAAGTGGGGGGTTGGAAGCGGTATAAGCCTGTTCATCGCAGCGGGTGTCTCCCAGACAGTCATAACGAGGAGCTTTAGCCCCCTCAAGGCAACGGGCTACTTCATCCCGGGGACGCAAGATGAGGCCTTCGCGGGAGCAATACCCGCGTTCTTCCAGTACCTGATGCACGGGGACATCAGGGGTGCCTTCTACAGGGGCAACCTCCCGGGTCTCTGGAACGTCATAGCCACAATAATAGTCTTCCTCATCGTCGTTTACCTCGAGAGCATGCGCGTCGAGATACCCCTCAGCTACGGTAGAGTAACCGTCCGCGGAAGGTACCCGATAAGGTTCATGTACGTGAGCAACATACCCATCATCCTCACCTTTGCCCTCTACTCCAACATCCAGCTATGGGCGAGATTGCTCGAGAGGTTCGGCCACCCGATACTTGGAACCTTCGACCAGAACGGCTACCCGATAAGCGGCTTCGTCCTCTTTACGAGGCCCCCGAGGGACATCCTTAGCGTCACGAGCTGGCCCCACCTGCTCGGCTACGCACTCATGACGATAGCCTTCAGCATACTCTTCGGATACCTCTGGGTTGAGCTCACGGGTCTCGACGCTAAGAGCATCTCAAGGCAGCTTCAGAGGGCAGGTATGCAGATACCGGGCTTCAGGAGGGACCCGAGGATACTGGAGAGGGTGCTCAACAAGTACATCCCCTACGTGACCTTCATGGGCTCCCTCGCCATAGCCATAGTGGCGGTCACAGCGGATCTGTTGGGTGCCCTCGGTACTGGAACGGGAATACTGCTGACGGTGGGTATTCTCTACAGGTTCTACGAAGAGATAGCAAGGGAGCAGGTCAGCGAAATGTTCCCGATGCTCCGCAAGCTCTTCCAGTGA
- a CDS encoding uL15m family ribosomal protein, with product MIRRKKKVRKLRGSHTHGWGCKKKHRGGGHKGGKGMAGTGKRSKAKWTWVIKYMPDHLGKRGFHRPKAVQREVVAVNLRFIDEHLDELMAIGYAYEEDGRVIVDTTQFADKVLGTGRLSRPLIIKAYAFSPKAQERIEEAGGEALLA from the coding sequence ATGATCAGGAGAAAGAAAAAAGTGAGGAAGCTCCGCGGGAGTCACACTCACGGATGGGGATGCAAGAAGAAGCACCGCGGCGGCGGTCACAAGGGCGGTAAGGGAATGGCAGGAACTGGAAAGAGGAGCAAGGCCAAGTGGACCTGGGTCATCAAGTACATGCCCGACCACCTCGGAAAGCGCGGCTTCCACAGGCCCAAGGCTGTCCAGAGGGAGGTCGTGGCGGTCAACCTCAGGTTCATAGACGAGCACCTCGATGAGCTCATGGCCATAGGCTACGCCTACGAGGAGGACGGCAGGGTAATCGTTGACACCACCCAGTTCGCGGACAAGGTTCTCGGAACCGGCAGGCTCAGCAGGCCTCTGATCATCAAGGCCTACGCCTTCTCCCCGAAGGCCCAGGAGAGGATTGAGGAGGCCGGGGGAGAGGCCCTCCTCGCCTGA
- a CDS encoding 50S ribosomal protein L30, with product MAKVAIVRVRGRVGVRREVKDTLAMLRLHKVNHMVIVDDTPSYKGMIQKAKDYITWGEIDRETLAKLLRKRGRLSGNRRLTDEYVQEKLGMSIEEFAEKVVNGEMKLSDLEGLKPVFRLHPPRGGHKTIKRTFKEGGALGYRGEKINELLERMM from the coding sequence ATGGCAAAGGTGGCTATAGTTAGGGTAAGGGGAAGAGTCGGTGTGAGGAGAGAGGTGAAGGACACCCTCGCGATGCTCCGCCTTCACAAGGTCAACCACATGGTCATAGTGGACGACACCCCGAGCTACAAGGGAATGATACAGAAGGCAAAGGACTACATAACCTGGGGCGAGATAGACAGGGAGACCCTCGCCAAGCTCCTCCGCAAGAGGGGCAGGCTCAGCGGCAACAGAAGGCTCACCGACGAGTACGTTCAGGAGAAGCTCGGGATGAGCATTGAGGAGTTCGCCGAGAAGGTAGTGAACGGCGAGATGAAGCTCAGCGACCTTGAGGGCCTCAAGCCGGTCTTCAGGCTCCACCCGCCGAGGGGTGGCCACAAGACCATCAAGAGGACCTTCAAGGAGGGCGGGGCTCTCGGATACCGCGGCGAGAAGATTAACGAGCTCCTTGAGAGAATGATGTGA
- the rpsE gene encoding 30S ribosomal protein S5, whose translation MSQNWNEYAQRVLEEWQPRTKLGQLVKEGQITDIHEIFRKGYQIKEPEIVDVLLPEVNDRQNQEVLDIALTVRMTDSGRRIRFRVLAAVGNRDGYVGLGIGHGREVGIAIRKAISYAKMNIIEIKRGCGSWECRCRRPHSIPFAVEGKEGSVKVKLMPGPRGLGLVIGDVGKKILSLAGVHDVWSQTLGETRTTVNFAKAVFDALYNTNRVAIQPDMVERYGIIVGREMSQNFEL comes from the coding sequence ATGAGCCAGAACTGGAATGAGTACGCTCAGAGGGTTTTAGAGGAGTGGCAGCCGAGGACCAAGCTCGGCCAGCTCGTCAAGGAGGGCCAGATCACCGACATCCACGAGATATTCCGCAAGGGGTACCAGATAAAGGAGCCCGAGATAGTTGACGTGCTCCTCCCCGAGGTCAACGACAGGCAGAACCAGGAGGTCCTTGACATAGCCCTCACCGTCAGGATGACCGACAGCGGTAGGAGAATCCGCTTCAGGGTTCTGGCAGCGGTTGGCAACAGGGACGGCTACGTCGGCCTTGGAATAGGTCACGGAAGGGAAGTTGGAATCGCCATAAGGAAGGCCATAAGCTACGCCAAGATGAACATCATTGAGATCAAGCGCGGCTGTGGAAGCTGGGAGTGCAGGTGCAGGAGGCCGCACTCAATACCCTTCGCCGTCGAGGGTAAGGAGGGTAGCGTTAAGGTCAAGCTCATGCCCGGTCCGCGCGGTCTCGGACTGGTCATAGGTGACGTCGGCAAGAAGATACTCAGCCTCGCAGGTGTCCACGACGTCTGGTCCCAGACCCTCGGTGAGACGAGGACTACCGTCAACTTCGCCAAGGCAGTCTTCGATGCCCTCTACAACACCAACCGCGTTGCCATCCAGCCCGACATGGTGGAGCGCTACGGCATAATCGTCGGTAGGGAGATGTCACAGAACTTCGAGCTATGA
- a CDS encoding 50S ribosomal protein L18, protein MAHGPRYRVPFRRRREGKTNYHKRLAMLKSGKPRLVVRKSLNHHIAQIVVYAPEGDRTLVSAHTRELMREFGWKGHGGNTPSAYLVGLLLGYKAKKAGIEEAILDIGLNPPVRGSSIFAVLKGAVDAGLDVPHSEEIYPGDDRIRGETIAEYAKALKEEDENLYRRQFSGYLVKGLEPERLPEHFDEVKARIEEKYGE, encoded by the coding sequence ATGGCTCACGGACCAAGGTATAGGGTTCCATTCAGAAGGAGGAGAGAGGGTAAGACTAACTATCACAAGCGCCTTGCGATGCTCAAGTCCGGGAAGCCGAGGCTCGTTGTGAGAAAGAGCCTCAACCACCACATCGCCCAGATAGTGGTGTACGCTCCCGAGGGGGACAGGACTTTGGTTTCGGCCCACACGAGGGAGCTCATGAGGGAATTCGGCTGGAAGGGCCATGGAGGTAATACGCCGAGCGCCTACCTCGTGGGGCTCCTCCTCGGCTACAAGGCCAAGAAGGCCGGAATAGAGGAGGCAATCCTCGATATAGGACTCAACCCACCCGTGAGGGGCTCAAGCATCTTCGCTGTCCTCAAGGGTGCGGTTGACGCTGGCCTCGACGTCCCCCACAGCGAGGAGATATACCCGGGCGACGACAGGATCAGGGGAGAGACCATCGCAGAGTACGCCAAGGCCCTCAAGGAGGAGGACGAGAACCTCTACAGGAGGCAGTTCTCGGGATACCTCGTCAAGGGCCTCGAGCCTGAGAGGCTCCCCGAGCACTTCGACGAAGTGAAGGCGAGAATAGAGGAGAAGTATGGGGAGTGA